The following is a genomic window from Malus sylvestris chromosome 12, drMalSylv7.2, whole genome shotgun sequence.
tgtcttccgaaggaactaacactggtgctttccttttattggtgctagtccctgttttcttgcttaccttctccactgcataaggaaaatcaaaataagaaatacaactttccaaataaagtaaggaaaagagcaaagtttacatgaaggatacaacttactcgatcgtccctggctctcggaaactaagggttggaaaccgtaccgacgaaataagggtcgtagcttgcttaagtgtctatcctctttgggcaccctcaacaccttctctatgtcagatagctcctgcccaaacagtttgatggtgccccgcgtcactacatgaagcaaagtgttagaagcaagaaaagaccacaacaaatagcaaatagtacgaacggttgatacgttacaacctacagtctggaagtgagtaagcacacgtcgctcaggcgtgacacccttatcatactcccaatcattatacagaaagcaccaacggtttttccatgtgtagtatgcctttttcttaccatacacaatacgctctctctcactccgacatgcacactcggcataaccagtgcatgattttgctgggcgcatcttgtaacagtaacgccactgatggaatgaaggctcacacaacccacactccatccaaatgatataaaatccaatcaaagtatcccagaaaccaggattgagttgcccaggtgcatatccgatcaaagataacatcttttgcaaccacggatgtaaaggtagtctcacccctaaagtcagtaatatctgggtgtagaacataacatgaccctggggaggctcagaatgccattcttcatcatgtaccaaacgtatccctacactatgagggatattacatgactgccttagcgcctcaacctgcttctcattatctaacaagttattctttagatggtctgctgtgaactcagagcgaactatgggtatggcatcaaaaacaaccccctcacccaacgccatggaggaagaactagcaatagctaaagtttgacggttgggaagatcatccaatgtttctctagtacaggactctaacaaagaccctgaagactccgacattgcagactcagacttagagctaaagctagaagagccatcatcactagaacttccaggctctgacatctacaataagaagaaacaaattctatcactacatgcatgatcaaaacataagaaagttcctatattacccacatgaagatggtgcaaagcgatgccggaacccttctcaatcagaaagcaatccgtcttccacagtcactacaaaacaagcaaatgaagaccgtgtcaagcgcccaaaaaaaaaaaaaaaaaaaaaaaaaaaaaaaaagcttcatccaaaaaacttcacccgaaaagcttcacatccaaaacttcac
Proteins encoded in this region:
- the LOC126592289 gene encoding uncharacterized protein LOC126592289, which encodes MRPAKSCTGYAECACRSERERIVYGKKKAYYTWKNRWCFLYNDWEYDKGVTPERRVLTHFQTVGCNVSTVRTICYLLWSFLASNTLLHVVTRGTIKLFGQELSDIEKVLRVPKEDRHLSKLRPLFRRYGFQPLVSESQGRSMEKVSKKTGTSTNKRKAPVLVPSEDILPHKKIHKFRGEPSVRPKRREPTVTSSSYYGAHCPGK